One window from the genome of Pseudobdellovibrionaceae bacterium encodes:
- a CDS encoding sigma 54-interacting transcriptional regulator — MINWDEFEHIHVIRKLKHIVGSWWNADILFTDDRGKLKLSGIDKQKYFNPSTVHLLSKDSAADSLSETVVKAIDDLKLTDNRFALRKWDAIGYDVAVFPIIIENDFMGTVVALGFIKDSSDSARLSDIKERLAVFGLSPSEIEEAVSKIQVIDEGDREHFVDLIELVSQEVITLHLEITNRENRIKELNKELGSRYKYDNMIGKSKAMQNLYSLLDKIKNSETTVLVQGENGTGKELIAKSIHYNSPRKDKAFIIQNCSAFNDNLLESELFGHVKGSFTGAIKDKKGLFEMAHKGTFFLDEIGDTSPQMQVKLLRVLQEGTFIPVGSTEPRRVDVRIIAATNRNLKEMVEKGEFREDLYYRLNVINLRVPSLRDRKEDIPLLAEAFLNKNTNDSNKKIINKRALEKLYDYAWPGNVRELQNEMERILVLSSNETKITADMLSGKINEVTEQSKVQGTRVHGKLKDALEDLERTMIREGLRRTGWNKSRLAKELGISRAGLIMKVEKYELEKRKIAK; from the coding sequence ATGATCAATTGGGATGAATTCGAGCATATACATGTGATTCGTAAACTTAAACACATCGTAGGCTCTTGGTGGAATGCCGACATTTTGTTCACTGATGACCGAGGAAAGCTGAAACTTTCTGGCATTGACAAACAAAAATACTTTAACCCATCTACCGTTCATTTGTTGTCTAAAGATTCTGCAGCAGATAGCTTGTCAGAAACTGTTGTCAAAGCCATAGACGATTTAAAACTAACAGATAATAGATTTGCTCTTCGTAAATGGGATGCCATCGGATATGACGTTGCCGTCTTCCCTATCATTATTGAAAATGATTTTATGGGTACTGTCGTCGCATTAGGTTTCATTAAAGACAGCTCTGACAGTGCACGTTTATCAGACATTAAAGAGCGACTGGCTGTATTTGGTTTAAGCCCAAGTGAAATCGAAGAGGCTGTTTCAAAAATTCAAGTGATTGATGAAGGTGACCGCGAACACTTTGTGGACTTAATTGAGCTTGTGAGCCAAGAGGTCATCACTCTTCACCTTGAAATCACTAATAGAGAAAATCGAATTAAAGAACTGAACAAAGAACTTGGAAGCCGATACAAATATGACAACATGATTGGTAAGTCTAAGGCCATGCAAAATCTGTACAGTTTATTAGATAAAATCAAAAACTCTGAAACTACAGTTCTTGTTCAAGGTGAAAACGGGACAGGTAAAGAACTGATCGCCAAATCCATTCACTACAACTCACCCAGAAAAGATAAAGCTTTTATCATTCAAAACTGTTCGGCCTTCAACGATAACTTGCTTGAAAGTGAACTCTTTGGACACGTCAAAGGGTCATTTACTGGTGCTATCAAAGATAAAAAAGGTCTTTTTGAAATGGCCCACAAAGGGACATTCTTTTTGGATGAGATTGGGGACACTTCTCCACAAATGCAAGTGAAGCTTCTTCGTGTTTTACAAGAAGGTACATTTATCCCTGTGGGATCTACTGAGCCTAGACGCGTAGATGTGAGAATTATTGCTGCGACCAACAGAAATCTTAAAGAGATGGTTGAAAAAGGCGAATTCCGAGAAGACTTGTATTACCGCTTAAACGTGATCAACTTGCGTGTACCTTCTTTAAGAGATCGCAAAGAGGACATTCCTCTTTTAGCCGAAGCCTTTTTAAACAAGAATACCAATGACAGTAACAAAAAGATCATTAATAAAAGAGCCTTAGAAAAACTGTATGATTATGCATGGCCAGGTAACGTTCGTGAGTTACAAAACGAGATGGAACGCATTTTGGTTTTAAGCAGTAATGAAACTAAAATCACAGCTGATATGCTTTCTGGAAAAATCAATGAAGTGACTGAGCAAAGCAAAGTTCAAGGCACAAGAGTTCATGGTAAACTTAAAGATGCTTTAGAGGATTTAGAACGCACAATGATCCGTGAAGGCTTAAGAAGAACAGGATGGAATAAATCCCGCTTGGCCAAAGAACTTGGGATCAGCAGGGCTGGCCTCATTATGAAAGTTGAAAAATACGAACTTGAAAAACGCAAAATCGCTAAATAA
- a CDS encoding phosphotransferase: protein MCPELRDNPSTIDFLNRHISLQDLKFQALAGDASARRYVRIYNSNASYILMIFPKKEKTMGEHFMQIRDLFEQQQVHVPKLLGHDFSLGYILLEDLGDLTLERRFWESQDRLKALPFYIKSINELIKIHRIPIDKNLSYPCFHMEFDTEKLLWEMNYMRKNLLLQFFELDLSADFEQNLVSDFESICNHLSSLPQVVCHRDYHSRNIMLHKNETYVIDFQDARLGPKQYDLVSLLRDSYVTLPSEIELELLQYYFDRTSDLYPESWEEFYQNYQIQILQRTLKACGSFSSFYNAKKDTRYLKYIQPTLKNVETLLATLEGYEALKELFTTHKISERSCKI, encoded by the coding sequence ATGTGCCCAGAACTTCGAGACAATCCATCCACCATTGATTTTCTTAACCGCCATATCTCTTTACAGGATTTGAAATTCCAAGCCCTAGCTGGGGATGCCAGTGCGAGAAGATATGTTCGCATTTATAACTCTAACGCCAGCTATATCCTTATGATCTTTCCTAAAAAAGAAAAGACCATGGGCGAACACTTTATGCAGATCCGAGACCTGTTTGAACAACAGCAGGTGCATGTTCCCAAGCTGCTGGGCCATGACTTTAGTCTGGGATATATCCTTCTTGAGGATCTTGGAGACCTCACCCTAGAACGACGTTTTTGGGAAAGCCAAGACCGACTTAAAGCTCTGCCCTTTTACATCAAATCCATCAATGAGCTGATCAAAATTCACCGTATTCCGATTGATAAAAATCTATCTTACCCCTGTTTCCACATGGAGTTTGATACAGAAAAACTTCTGTGGGAGATGAACTACATGCGCAAGAACCTGCTGCTGCAGTTCTTTGAGCTGGACTTGAGCGCTGATTTTGAACAGAATCTTGTTTCGGATTTTGAGAGTATTTGCAATCACTTAAGCTCACTGCCCCAGGTGGTCTGTCACAGGGATTACCACTCCAGAAACATCATGCTTCACAAAAACGAGACCTATGTGATTGATTTTCAAGATGCACGTTTAGGCCCCAAACAGTATGACTTGGTCTCTTTACTGCGGGACTCTTATGTGACCCTGCCCTCAGAAATTGAACTCGAACTTTTGCAATATTATTTTGATCGCACCTCAGACCTTTATCCAGAAAGCTGGGAGGAGTTCTATCAAAATTATCAAATCCAAATTTTGCAAAGAACACTGAAAGCCTGCGGAAGTTTTTCAAGCTTTTATAATGCCAAAAAAGACACTCGTTATTTGAAGTACATCCAACCCACACTTAAGAATGTTGAGACCTTACTTGCGACACTCGAAGGCTACGAGGCTTTAAAAGAGCTTTTTACCACACATAAAATAAGTGAACGATCTTGCAAAATATAA
- a CDS encoding sugar phosphate nucleotidyltransferase, with amino-acid sequence MQNINKVFFLAAGLGTRLKPFTDQIAKPAIPFWGLPQILYPYHFTQQLGIKHWAYNTHHHRQTLQQALAQFQLTEGQEFFEKDLLDSGGGIFNAKSFLETEEHFLVINADSLFIYQNLMQFEQEILKHIHEDRLATLFTIAKEGAGVTFSGLHSHNGTLTGAGLHSKNTAMTGACTHYIGIGLFSKKIFSHLTGGPQNIIHDVLVPLASQENIHVSILNDWDWFELGKTKDFVESFDAVKAHLQSGRYSLDSFSSFYKTQKYFTPHWDPEQFISSGIEKEILGSH; translated from the coding sequence TTGCAAAATATAAATAAAGTCTTCTTTTTAGCCGCAGGGCTAGGCACTCGCCTAAAGCCATTTACAGATCAGATAGCCAAACCCGCTATTCCGTTTTGGGGATTACCCCAAATTTTATATCCCTATCATTTCACCCAACAGCTTGGGATTAAACATTGGGCTTATAACACCCATCATCACAGACAGACACTGCAACAGGCCCTAGCACAATTCCAGCTTACTGAAGGGCAAGAGTTTTTTGAAAAAGACCTTTTAGACAGTGGTGGTGGCATCTTTAATGCCAAGAGTTTTTTAGAAACTGAAGAGCATTTTTTAGTGATCAACGCCGACTCTTTATTTATCTATCAAAACCTTATGCAGTTTGAGCAAGAGATTCTTAAACATATCCATGAAGATCGTTTAGCTACCTTATTCACCATTGCCAAAGAAGGTGCGGGGGTTACATTTTCAGGATTACATTCGCACAATGGAACTTTGACGGGCGCGGGCTTACATTCAAAAAATACAGCAATGACAGGGGCGTGCACGCATTACATAGGCATTGGGCTTTTTTCAAAAAAAATATTTTCTCATCTCACGGGTGGCCCCCAGAATATCATTCATGATGTTCTTGTTCCTTTGGCTTCACAGGAAAATATTCATGTTTCTATTTTAAACGATTGGGATTGGTTTGAACTTGGAAAGACCAAGGATTTTGTGGAAAGTTTTGATGCGGTCAAAGCCCATCTGCAATCGGGGCGTTACTCTTTAGACTCTTTCTCGTCGTTTTATAAAACACAAAAATATTTTACTCCCCACTGGGACCCAGAACAGTTTATCTCTTCTGGGATTGAAAAAGAAATCTTAGGCTCTCACTAA
- a CDS encoding anhydro-N-acetylmuramic acid kinase, protein MKVVGIMSGTSLDGVDYVLCQDRSAKSKNTKSSSSKLGQPLKYLDQHFIPFKKDLRDALLKATANELSLWDTARLHYELGAFYAEGLKKIVKNKKWKFDLIGLHGQTVFHQPPHSTLQIGEPSFLKQEFKVPVVAQFRNMDIAQKGQGAPLAPFFHKALMTPYKDWAFQNIGGMGNVTYVNQKKLCAFDTGPGNILMDETMTHLYQKTFDKDGAIAHKGLPHVELVEDWLKAIPYFSKPVPKTCGRENMSLKVLEKSLEGLRKLSPEDQMATLMEFTVLSLKDQYRRFIKTPPQLIVVSGGGAKNKRLMQRMVFHFPQSRVTTSDELLGWPVDAIEGGAFAWLALKRYRNEAISDLPTVTGAKTAVTLGVIC, encoded by the coding sequence GTGAAGGTCGTTGGAATCATGAGTGGAACAAGTCTAGATGGTGTGGATTATGTGTTATGCCAAGATCGCTCTGCAAAGTCCAAAAACACAAAGTCCTCTTCATCCAAGTTGGGTCAGCCTCTTAAATATTTAGATCAACATTTTATCCCTTTTAAAAAAGACTTACGTGATGCGCTTTTAAAAGCTACGGCCAATGAACTTAGCCTCTGGGACACAGCCCGTCTGCACTATGAACTGGGTGCTTTTTATGCCGAGGGTTTAAAGAAGATCGTTAAAAATAAAAAATGGAAATTTGATTTGATAGGACTGCATGGGCAAACGGTATTTCATCAACCTCCCCATAGCACATTACAGATTGGGGAACCTAGCTTTTTAAAGCAAGAATTTAAAGTGCCTGTGGTGGCGCAATTTCGCAATATGGACATTGCACAGAAAGGACAGGGCGCACCTCTAGCCCCCTTTTTTCATAAGGCTTTAATGACTCCCTATAAGGACTGGGCCTTTCAAAATATTGGTGGCATGGGCAATGTCACCTATGTAAATCAAAAAAAACTATGTGCCTTTGATACGGGCCCTGGAAACATTTTGATGGATGAGACCATGACCCACCTCTATCAAAAGACCTTTGATAAAGATGGCGCTATCGCCCATAAAGGTTTGCCGCATGTGGAGCTGGTTGAGGATTGGCTTAAGGCTATCCCTTATTTTTCTAAGCCTGTTCCCAAGACATGTGGGCGCGAAAATATGTCTTTAAAAGTGTTAGAGAAATCTTTGGAAGGACTACGCAAACTTTCGCCAGAAGATCAAATGGCGACACTTATGGAGTTCACCGTACTTAGTCTAAAGGATCAGTACCGCCGATTTATAAAAACGCCACCTCAGTTGATTGTGGTATCAGGCGGGGGCGCGAAGAACAAGCGTCTTATGCAAAGAATGGTCTTCCATTTTCCTCAAAGCCGTGTCACCACCAGTGACGAGCTTTTGGGTTGGCCAGTAGACGCCATTGAGGGAGGGGCTTTTGCGTGGTTGGCTTTAAAAAGATATAGGAACGAAGCCATCAGTGACTTGCCCACTGTCACGGGGGCCAAGACTGCGGTCACTTTGGGTGTGATCTGTTAG
- a CDS encoding Tad domain-containing protein, protein MLRVNPCSDKYKNQKGQISVFVGLTFLVLFTLFAMTINVGMIVHDKINVQNAVDFASLYVAQKQAEQLNAIAHMNYQIRQAHKLMTYRYIVLGTVGIRDNSDTAPGAVRASETKYDLADKIQKPACYASKELFTSVTNDNFCREERYAIRFSGIPHLTVINNRWGGNSSLRQTTINLGNKIERDTMSANAFDWWMASINMASYRIQTGYRRALIKALAENLSKPINAGGMKDLDGKSVFEGARKTFEYNLSESNKTTAVTNFQIRNSLQGLDRKQWLPEIKTWMALIYADRELGSTGGRGGVFEPINQRFNFELPRSWNHANAADAKAWVSRADPDGVLMSFTQGAYLVLPEDSAFEDVLGFEKNPWYMVYNQVVATTTSFALFSPTGGVSISARAFSKPFGGRIGPWYSKNWSSGSPISSGGKTVPLWSPRQIAAGQAPPQDNSISPNSPKYPGDQLGWMSNLGITSTGKIAGAGAKLHSNDYAHLVQSLLYNGGDGNAVAKNLMRDRELAAVAPDLFDIYYYSVDSNFHENYLHRKLDTWLVQEADFKEIPRPNPTIWRDIGFINTPANNSFSVHRQLRESTRGTYAPQIFYALETPDPTGRAHLLTSWVGGINVGEYRSPASGTVKNRFGKCKQFKASHPANVPGECLEDGGRTGYSVKMVSGDYLRSPNLSLGGNVGRILNPPE, encoded by the coding sequence ATGCTCAGAGTCAATCCATGTTCAGATAAATACAAAAATCAAAAAGGACAAATCTCCGTTTTTGTCGGTCTGACTTTTTTAGTTCTCTTCACACTTTTTGCGATGACGATCAATGTGGGCATGATTGTCCACGACAAGATCAATGTGCAAAATGCTGTAGACTTCGCCTCATTGTATGTGGCTCAAAAACAAGCAGAACAGTTAAACGCCATCGCTCACATGAACTACCAGATTCGCCAAGCCCACAAGTTGATGACGTATCGGTATATTGTGTTGGGCACGGTGGGGATTCGAGATAACTCGGATACGGCACCAGGAGCTGTAAGAGCGAGTGAGACAAAGTACGATTTGGCGGATAAGATTCAAAAACCTGCCTGTTATGCTTCGAAAGAACTTTTTACTAGTGTGACAAATGATAACTTTTGTCGCGAAGAACGCTATGCCATTAGATTTTCAGGTATTCCTCACCTTACTGTGATCAATAACAGATGGGGTGGGAACTCCAGTTTGCGTCAAACAACAATCAACTTAGGGAATAAAATCGAAAGAGATACAATGTCTGCTAACGCTTTTGACTGGTGGATGGCATCTATCAATATGGCATCATATAGGATTCAAACAGGTTATAGGCGTGCCCTGATTAAAGCTCTTGCAGAAAACCTTTCAAAGCCTATCAATGCGGGAGGCATGAAAGACCTTGATGGGAAGAGTGTATTTGAAGGAGCAAGAAAGACATTTGAGTACAACCTATCGGAGTCCAACAAAACGACCGCAGTGACTAACTTTCAAATTAGGAATTCCTTACAGGGTCTTGATCGAAAACAATGGTTACCAGAAATTAAAACATGGATGGCACTAATTTATGCAGATAGAGAACTGGGCTCTACTGGTGGACGAGGCGGTGTATTTGAGCCCATCAATCAAAGATTTAATTTTGAGCTTCCTCGGTCTTGGAATCATGCTAATGCTGCTGATGCCAAAGCTTGGGTGAGTAGAGCAGATCCTGATGGTGTGCTAATGAGTTTTACTCAAGGTGCATATCTGGTGTTGCCAGAGGACAGTGCTTTTGAAGATGTATTAGGCTTTGAGAAAAACCCTTGGTATATGGTTTACAATCAAGTTGTAGCTACAACTACATCTTTTGCGCTTTTTAGTCCTACTGGTGGTGTTTCTATTAGTGCTAGAGCCTTTTCGAAACCATTTGGAGGTCGAATTGGTCCTTGGTATTCCAAGAACTGGTCGTCTGGATCTCCTATCTCTAGTGGTGGAAAAACAGTTCCTTTGTGGTCGCCACGTCAAATAGCGGCAGGGCAGGCCCCACCGCAGGACAATTCAATTTCACCAAATTCACCAAAGTACCCAGGAGATCAATTAGGTTGGATGTCTAATTTGGGTATTACTTCGACGGGTAAGATAGCGGGAGCTGGAGCTAAACTCCACTCTAACGATTATGCACATTTAGTTCAATCGCTTTTGTACAACGGGGGTGATGGAAACGCAGTAGCCAAAAATCTAATGCGTGATCGTGAGTTAGCAGCTGTTGCTCCTGACCTTTTTGATATCTACTACTATTCTGTAGATTCTAATTTTCATGAAAATTATCTACACAGGAAATTAGATACCTGGCTTGTCCAAGAGGCAGACTTTAAAGAAATCCCAAGACCTAACCCAACTATTTGGCGTGATATTGGTTTTATCAATACTCCTGCAAATAATAGTTTCTCTGTGCATAGACAACTTAGAGAATCTACACGGGGAACTTATGCTCCTCAAATTTTTTATGCTCTTGAAACGCCTGATCCTACAGGTCGAGCTCATCTTTTGACCTCGTGGGTGGGTGGGATCAATGTGGGTGAATATAGATCGCCTGCATCTGGAACTGTAAAAAATAGATTTGGAAAATGTAAACAATTTAAAGCCTCTCATCCAGCGAATGTTCCTGGAGAATGTTTAGAAGACGGTGGTCGTACAGGGTATTCCGTTAAGATGGTTTCAGGGGATTATTTAAGGTCGCCCAACCTGTCACTTGGAGGAAACGTAGGGCGCATTTTAAACCCTCCTGAATAG
- a CDS encoding ABC transporter permease, translating into MLSALIQRILLTIPVVFGVFTLTFFLIHWIPGDPVDLILGDLANPLDKQEMRTQLGLDQPLQTQYVRFLTSTSRGQLGTSLFSQKPVFEMIANRIGATIELSLASMLFAMLWGIPLGVIAAVKRYTFFDRALVSLGLVGMSFPGFFLGPLLIYLFAILLGWLPVGERGGIEHLILPALSLALPLGAILMRMTRASMLDVLHEDYVKVARAKGCSTFKIFFVHALRNALIPIITIVGLQFGSVLTGTVITETIFDWPGLGTLLFDAIQRRDYPLVQGCVLIIALIYIIVNFLTDMAYVLVHPKMRIS; encoded by the coding sequence ATGTTGTCAGCTTTAATCCAAAGAATACTGCTTACCATCCCCGTTGTTTTTGGTGTTTTCACTCTGACTTTTTTTCTTATCCATTGGATTCCAGGGGACCCCGTGGACTTGATTCTGGGAGACCTTGCCAATCCCTTAGACAAACAAGAAATGCGCACGCAACTGGGCTTAGACCAACCCCTACAGACGCAATATGTACGCTTTTTAACTTCCACCTCACGGGGACAATTGGGGACCTCTTTATTTTCCCAAAAGCCCGTTTTTGAAATGATCGCAAACCGAATCGGGGCCACCATTGAGCTGTCACTGGCTTCGATGCTTTTCGCCATGCTTTGGGGGATTCCCCTTGGGGTGATTGCTGCTGTAAAACGCTACACCTTTTTTGATCGCGCCCTTGTAAGTCTTGGTCTGGTGGGTATGTCCTTCCCTGGGTTTTTCTTAGGACCTCTCCTCATCTATCTCTTTGCCATTCTTTTAGGATGGTTACCTGTTGGAGAGCGCGGGGGGATAGAACACCTCATTTTGCCCGCACTCAGTTTAGCACTTCCACTTGGTGCTATTCTTATGCGCATGACAAGGGCCTCTATGCTTGATGTCTTACATGAAGACTATGTGAAAGTGGCACGAGCCAAAGGGTGTTCTACGTTTAAAATCTTTTTTGTCCACGCTTTAAGAAATGCACTTATTCCAATCATCACCATCGTGGGTTTGCAATTTGGTTCTGTTCTTACGGGCACTGTGATCACCGAGACCATCTTTGATTGGCCAGGACTTGGAACCTTACTTTTTGATGCCATCCAACGCCGCGATTATCCTCTGGTACAGGGCTGCGTTCTGATCATTGCTCTGATCTACATTATTGTGAACTTTTTAACCGATATGGCCTATGTCCTTGTGCATCCTAAGATGAGGATCAGCTGA
- a CDS encoding ABC transporter permease, which yields MKLSKRSVFIFIGSFIVLANIFIAVAVPFLPLPDPQHYMLDQRYDAPNMSAPFGRDENGVDVMTLIFWGARLSLTVAVSVVFITTLVGLIVGSVAGYKGGYTDFVIMRFIDMIHAFPGFLLALALVASLGPSVKNLILAMSLTGWAGVARLVRGEILHLKEKEYVQSSRALGASSIRTVCLHIWPNLIGIMTVQATFAMAGTLIVESGLSFLGLGAPPTTPTWGMLLNSGRYYLTEAPHISIFPGIAILLLVLGFNLLGDGLREILDPKNNL from the coding sequence ATGAAGTTAAGCAAACGAAGTGTATTTATATTTATTGGAAGCTTTATTGTTCTGGCAAATATTTTTATCGCTGTTGCCGTCCCATTTTTGCCCTTACCTGACCCTCAACACTATATGTTAGACCAACGCTATGATGCCCCCAATATGAGCGCGCCTTTTGGCCGCGATGAAAATGGGGTGGATGTGATGACTCTCATATTTTGGGGCGCACGCTTAAGTCTTACTGTTGCTGTTAGCGTAGTTTTTATCACAACACTTGTTGGTCTTATCGTAGGTTCTGTCGCTGGTTATAAAGGTGGTTACACTGATTTTGTTATTATGCGTTTTATTGATATGATTCACGCTTTCCCTGGCTTTCTTCTTGCCCTCGCACTTGTTGCTTCACTAGGACCATCTGTAAAAAATTTGATTTTAGCAATGTCACTTACTGGTTGGGCAGGCGTTGCCCGTTTAGTTCGCGGTGAAATCTTACATCTTAAAGAAAAAGAATACGTACAATCCTCCAGAGCCTTAGGTGCATCATCTATACGAACGGTTTGCTTACACATTTGGCCTAACCTTATTGGAATTATGACCGTGCAAGCCACCTTTGCTATGGCAGGAACCTTGATCGTAGAGTCAGGACTTAGCTTCTTAGGTTTGGGCGCTCCTCCCACTACACCCACATGGGGAATGCTGCTTAACTCTGGTCGTTACTACCTGACCGAAGCCCCTCATATCAGTATTTTTCCTGGGATTGCGATTTTACTTTTGGTCTTAGGTTTTAATCTTCTGGGTGATGGCTTAAGAGAAATACTAGACCCTAAAAATAACCTTTAA
- the nagZ gene encoding beta-N-acetylhexosaminidase, with amino-acid sequence MKTTSMLGQMFMIGISGHTLTSEEKDFIIQNDIGGVILFSRNVSTPEQILKLTTEIQELSQHTESQLPLLISIDMEGGRVARLKEPFTIWPPMRYLGDQSSPQLAFEVGQALGAELLAVGINMDFAPCIDVFLNPKNEVIGDRAFSDDPEEVAKIASGIIRGFKKVGMVSCVKHFPGHGYTSVDSHFDLPVDPRTWNELLESEIIPYKKCFRSKAEFLMTAHILFENIDAQYPVTLSEKFLKQHLREELNYPGLVITDDLDMKALSKNASAEDLTFKALQAGANMFLFCNNPESHTLAVEAMMDRVGQFDEAHLNHIKESFDLILEVKDNLPTETPSLEIIGCEKHKELVQKIKV; translated from the coding sequence ATGAAGACAACATCTATGCTAGGCCAAATGTTCATGATTGGTATTTCTGGTCACACACTCACCTCTGAAGAAAAAGACTTCATCATTCAAAATGATATTGGTGGAGTGATCCTTTTTTCCAGAAACGTCAGCACACCAGAACAGATCCTTAAACTGACCACAGAGATTCAAGAACTTTCCCAACACACCGAATCCCAACTGCCACTGTTGATCTCCATTGATATGGAGGGGGGACGAGTCGCGCGTCTCAAAGAGCCCTTCACCATCTGGCCTCCTATGCGCTATTTGGGCGATCAATCTTCTCCGCAGCTGGCCTTTGAAGTAGGACAAGCTTTAGGAGCAGAGCTTTTAGCTGTGGGAATCAATATGGATTTTGCTCCTTGTATTGATGTGTTTTTAAATCCTAAAAATGAGGTCATTGGTGACAGAGCCTTTAGCGATGATCCCGAAGAGGTGGCAAAGATCGCCTCAGGTATCATTCGTGGTTTTAAAAAAGTAGGCATGGTGTCTTGTGTGAAGCACTTCCCTGGGCACGGCTACACTTCTGTAGACAGTCACTTTGATCTGCCTGTAGATCCCAGAACTTGGAACGAGTTGCTTGAATCAGAAATCATCCCTTACAAAAAATGTTTCCGATCTAAAGCTGAATTTTTAATGACCGCTCATATCTTGTTTGAAAATATCGACGCCCAATACCCTGTGACACTTTCAGAAAAGTTTTTAAAACAACATCTACGAGAAGAATTAAACTATCCAGGACTTGTGATCACTGATGATCTTGATATGAAAGCCTTAAGCAAAAACGCTTCTGCAGAAGACTTAACATTTAAGGCTCTGCAAGCAGGTGCGAATATGTTTTTATTCTGCAATAACCCCGAGTCTCACACCTTGGCCGTAGAAGCCATGATGGACAGAGTGGGCCAATTTGATGAAGCCCACTTAAATCATATAAAAGAATCTTTTGATTTGATCTTGGAGGTCAAAGACAACCTCCCTACAGAAACACCCTCTCTAGAAATTATTGGGTGTGAAAAGCACAAAGAGCTTGTGCAGAAGATAAAAGTCTAA